One part of the Amphiprion ocellaris isolate individual 3 ecotype Okinawa chromosome 24, ASM2253959v1, whole genome shotgun sequence genome encodes these proteins:
- the slitrk6 gene encoding SLIT and NTRK-like protein 6 has translation MLPCIIFISLFLTAARSQDIHPSQASSSISESCDSLCSCEGKDGILHLNCEQRNISKISQIKVPSGVPFHLDLHKNDLVELRAEEMEGLKNALSLHIGGNSIQELEPGVFSTLSSLKKLHINSNFLVTLKEDTFQGLVNLEFLQADTNFIRVIEPGAFNKLIRLKVLILNDNSIEFLPSNIFRFVPLTHLDLRGNKLQTLPYVGFLEHIGRIMELLLEDNEWVCDCDILHLKIWMENMRAQSAIGDVICSTPQHLKGTILAKVKRDVLCPSHADINLEEPSKSLDMVVTPSSKVSQIPKLINAKDDARAPTPSHVPGSPCVEHCSCHNHPVAGFLMHCQDRGIQKVSDIGILQQSPTKLVMTGNMIQRLLKYDFVTYDSLELLNLANNRIDYVDNETFLSLSSLKKLYLNGNRIEKLSSTMFVGLHNLEYLYLEYNLIKEIAPGTFNPLPNLKLLSLNNNLLSSLPAQIFRNVPLTKLNLRKNLLMHLPVSNVLDQLDSLEQIYLEDNPWDCSCDLLSLKQWVEKLRKDTVVGSILCHTPKKVMQTELRSLHHEMLCPGLGTYYPLPPGGEESVTATPGPDGGERNLLLSLTDTIPLSVLILSLLIFVLMIIFCSAGLVVFVVHRRRRRAKRKAAEEQPRENTSSSSPIHLHYSMYGQKTTHHTLTQRTGSATLYEERSHSPIVQICRNPTYCSQHKEHDADMDYSLDDPNTKHHVCRSIMEKENTSPLTGNPSSKFRPMTGECPAEFVTLGNPNSLYRNILEREKELQQLGITEYLRKNMPQLQSAVDIQVPGHQEELKLMETIMYSRPRKVMLEQTKNEYFELKANLHTEPDYLEVLEHQTAFN, from the coding sequence ATGCTGCCGTGTATCATTTTCATCAGCTTGTTTCTCACCGCGGCCCGATCCCAAGATATCCATCCCTCACAGGCATCATCCTCCATTAGCGAATCTTGTGACTCCTTGTGCTCCTGTGAGGGTAAAGACGGCATCCTTCATCTTAACTGCGAGCAGAGAAACATCAGCAAAATCTCCCAAATCAAAGTCCCGTCAGGTGTGCCCTTCCACCTGGACCTTCACAAAAATGACTTGGTTGAGCTCCGTGCCGAGGAAATGGAAGGGCTTAAGAATGCCCTTTCGCTACACATCGGGGGTAATAGCATACAAGAGCTGGAGCCAGGGGTTTTTAGCACTCTGAGTTCACTGAAAAAACTCCACATAAATAGCAATTTTCTCGTCACTCTGAAAGAGGACACCTTTCAAGGCCTGGTGAATTTGGAGTTTCTCCAAGCTGACACAAATTTCATTCGGGTCATTGAACCGGGGGCCTTCAACAAACTGATCCGCCTCAAGGTCCTCATCCTCAACGATAATTCCATCGAGTTTTTGCCCAGCAACATTTTCCGCTTTGTGCCCCTCACTCACCTGGACTTACGTGGCAACAAGCTCCAGACACTGCCTTATGTGGGGTTTTTGGAGCACATCGGACGGATTATGGAACTTCTCCTGGAGGACAACGAATGGGTCTGTGACTGTGatattctgcatttaaaaatCTGGATGGAGAACATGAGGGCGCAGTCGGCAATCGGGGATGTGATTTGCAGCACGCCGCAGCACCTTAAGGGAACCATTCTGGCTAAAGTCAAGCGGGACGTTCTCTGCCCGTCCCACGCAGATATTAACCTGGAGGAGCCATCAAAGTCACTGGATATGGTTGTTACTCCTTCATCCAAAGTGTCTCAGATTCCCAAGCTAATTAACGCCAAAGATGACGCCAGGGCACCGACACCGTCTCACGTTCCCGGCAGCCCCTGTGTGGAGCACTGTTCTTGTCACAATCACCCTGTGGCTGGGTTTTTGATGCATTGTCAGGACAGAGGAATTCAAAAGGTATCCGATATCGGAATACTTCAGCAAAGCCCCACTAAACTGGTAATGACAGGAAATATGATTCAGAGACTCTTGAAGTATGATTTTGTTACATATGATAGTTTGGAACTGCTCAACTTGGCCAACAACAGAATTGATTATGTTGATAATGAAACTTTTCTGAGCTTAAGCAGTTTGAAAAAACTGTATTTGAATGGCAACCGGATAGAAAAACTCTCCTCCACAATGTTTGTGGGCCTCCACAACCTTGAATACCTGTATCTGGAATACAACCTTATCAAAGAGATTGCTCCAGGCACATTTAATCCCCTGCCAAACCTGAAGCTGTTGTCATTAAATAACAACCTGCTAAGCTCTCTTCCAGCGCAGATATTTCGCAATGTGCCCCTCACCAAATTAAACCTGAGGAAAAATCTGCTTATGCACCTGCCAGTGAGCAACGTGCTTGATCAACTCGACTCACTAGAGCAGATTTATTTAGAGGACAACCCCTGGGACTGCAGCTGTGACTTGCTCAGCCTCAAACAATGGGTGGAGAAACTCAGAAAGGACACAGTGGTGGGCTCCATTTTGTGTCACACCCCGAAGAAAGTGATGCAGACTGAGCTAAGAAGCCTTCATCATGAGATGCTCTGCCCCGGGTTAGGGACGTACTACCCTCTGCCCCCAGGTGGAGAGGAGAGTGTGACTGCCACGCCGGGGCCTGACGGCGGTGAAAGGAATTTGCTCCTCTCCCTCACAGACACGATCCCGCTCTCTGTGCTCATCTTAAGCCTTCTTATTTTCGTCCTCATGATTATTTTCTGCTCGGCCGGTCTGGTGGTGTTCGTGGTGCACCGGCGGCGGCGGAGAGCGAAGAGAAAGGCGGCGGAGGAGCAGCCCCGGgaaaacaccagcagcagctcgcCCATTCACTTGCACTACAGCATGTACGGGCAGAAAACCACACACCACACTCTGACGCAAAGAACGGGGTCGGCCACCCTGTACGAGGAGAGATCACACAGTCCCATTGTGCAGATCTGTCGCAACCCGACCTACTGCTCCCAGCACAAGGAGCATGACGCAGATATGGATTATAGCCTCGATGATCCCAACACCAAGCATCACGTCTGCCGGAGTATCATGGAGAAGGAGAACACGTCTCCTCTCACGGGGAACCCCAGCTCCAAGTTCCGACCCATGACCGGAGAGTGTCCGGCGGAGTTCGTCACTCTCGGGAACCCCAACTCCCTGTACAGGAACATTctggagagggagaaggagctgcagcagctcggAATAACGGAGTATCTTAGGAAAAACATGCCCCAACTTCAGTCTGCTGTGGACATACAGGTCCCGGGGCACCAGGAGGAGTTGAAGCTTATGGAGACAATTATGTACTCCAGACCACGAAAGGTCATGCTTGAGCAAACTAAGAATGAGTACTTTGAACTTAAAGCTAACCTGCATACTGAGCCAGACTACCTGGAGGTTCTGGAGCATCAAACTGCATTTAACTGA